A stretch of Halosimplex halophilum DNA encodes these proteins:
- a CDS encoding FAD-dependent oxidoreductase, with translation MTPDPPTDGTSPPTGGTDPASDRTATVGDPDTAGDVVLPDGGEPAGRHESLWTATSEPTDYGPLDGDIRVDAAVVGGGIAGIATAFELVERGRTVAVVERERILDWTTGRTTAKVTALHGLVYDHLIDHFGVERARQYADANRAAIERVADTVDRLGIDCEFGRAPAYTYAESRDDRRDVRREVDAARRLGLPASFVESTELPYEVAGAVRFDDQAYFHPRKYLLALAERVADQGTGEGGGAGGQSGSAGGGLYEETVVTEVDDGDPCRLETDRGEVVADDVVLATHFPVSDHALYFSRLSPKRSYVLAARLSGDTPDGMYYDPSEPYFSVRPHAGSESLVLIGGQNHRTGHADSTTDRYRKLERRARERFDVEAIEYRWATQDYVSVDSVPFVGRAAPQLDGVYVATGFGGWGMTNGVAASVVLADQITGRSNPWSDVYDPTRFEFGASKSDLVSHNRHAMEHLLSDRVRGRPDLDLSGLAPGEATVAEKRDDPVAVYRDEDGAVHAVSAVCPHMGCLVSWNDGERSWDCPCHGSRFDVDGSVLDTPAVDDLDPVDLGAGDGGRGNGSRSGEDDPPPER, from the coding sequence ATGACACCCGACCCACCGACCGACGGGACCAGTCCGCCGACCGGCGGGACCGACCCCGCAAGCGACCGGACCGCGACTGTCGGTGACCCCGACACCGCCGGCGACGTCGTTCTGCCCGACGGCGGCGAGCCGGCCGGTCGCCACGAGTCGCTGTGGACCGCCACGTCCGAACCGACGGACTACGGGCCGCTCGACGGCGACATCCGCGTCGACGCGGCGGTGGTCGGCGGCGGCATCGCCGGGATCGCGACCGCGTTCGAACTCGTCGAGCGGGGCCGGACCGTCGCCGTCGTCGAGCGCGAGCGGATCCTCGACTGGACGACGGGCCGCACGACCGCCAAGGTGACCGCGCTGCACGGCCTCGTCTACGACCACCTGATCGACCACTTCGGCGTCGAGCGCGCCCGGCAGTACGCCGACGCGAACCGGGCCGCCATCGAGCGCGTCGCCGACACCGTCGACCGGCTCGGCATCGACTGCGAGTTCGGCCGCGCGCCGGCGTATACGTACGCGGAGTCCCGGGACGACCGCCGCGACGTGCGCAGGGAGGTCGACGCCGCCCGGCGACTCGGTCTCCCGGCCTCGTTCGTCGAGTCGACCGAACTCCCCTACGAGGTGGCCGGCGCCGTCCGGTTCGACGACCAGGCGTACTTCCACCCGCGGAAGTACCTCCTCGCGCTCGCCGAGCGAGTCGCCGACCAGGGGACCGGCGAGGGGGGTGGCGCCGGCGGCCAGTCGGGTTCCGCCGGCGGCGGGCTCTACGAGGAGACGGTGGTCACGGAGGTCGACGACGGCGACCCCTGCCGGCTCGAAACGGACCGCGGCGAGGTCGTCGCCGACGACGTGGTCCTCGCGACCCACTTCCCCGTCTCCGACCACGCGCTGTACTTCTCGCGGCTCTCGCCCAAGCGGTCGTACGTCCTCGCCGCCCGGCTGTCCGGCGACACGCCGGACGGGATGTACTACGACCCAAGCGAGCCGTACTTCTCGGTTCGTCCCCATGCCGGCTCCGAGTCGCTGGTCCTGATCGGCGGCCAGAACCACCGCACGGGCCACGCCGACAGCACGACCGACCGCTACCGGAAGCTCGAACGGCGGGCCCGCGAGCGGTTCGACGTCGAGGCGATCGAGTACCGCTGGGCGACCCAGGACTACGTCTCGGTCGACAGCGTGCCGTTCGTCGGTCGGGCGGCGCCGCAGCTCGACGGCGTCTACGTCGCGACCGGCTTCGGCGGGTGGGGGATGACGAACGGCGTCGCGGCGAGTGTCGTCCTCGCCGACCAGATCACCGGCCGGTCGAACCCCTGGAGCGACGTGTACGACCCGACGCGCTTCGAGTTCGGCGCATCGAAGTCCGACCTCGTCTCGCACAACAGGCACGCGATGGAGCACTTGCTCTCCGACCGCGTCCGCGGCCGGCCGGACCTCGACCTCTCGGGGCTGGCTCCCGGCGAGGCGACCGTCGCCGAGAAGCGCGACGACCCAGTCGCCGTCTACCGCGACGAGGACGGCGCCGTCCACGCGGTCTCGGCTGTCTGCCCGCACATGGGCTGTCTCGTCTCCTGGAACGACGGCGAGCGCTCCTGGGACTGCCCCTGCCACGGCTCGCGGTTCGACGTCGACGGGAGCGTCCTCGATACCCCCGCCGTCGACGACCTCGATCCCGTGGACCTCGGTGCCGGCGACGGCGGTCGGGGGAACGGAAGTCGATCGGGCGAGGACGACCCGCCTCCCGAACGGTGA
- a CDS encoding iron transporter, producing the protein MSQHGKQPSEEVDDRQLRLAREAGDAYRAAVDYMIEEVAHTGDTREAGDYVVGFAQEEAEGLYELVGEGEFEWREPDDENAHIEVAVADADDGRMVPGAEVSLRISDRDGEQVEAATLPLLWHPGLYHYGANVRLPGDGTYTLEIRVEPPTMHRHDEENGDRYGEPVEVTFEGVDVKTGQG; encoded by the coding sequence ATGAGCCAGCACGGCAAACAGCCGAGCGAGGAGGTCGACGACCGACAGCTGCGGCTGGCGCGGGAGGCGGGGGACGCCTACCGCGCGGCCGTCGACTACATGATCGAGGAGGTCGCCCACACCGGCGACACCCGCGAGGCCGGCGACTACGTCGTCGGCTTCGCCCAGGAGGAGGCCGAGGGGCTCTACGAACTCGTCGGCGAGGGCGAGTTCGAGTGGCGCGAACCGGACGACGAGAACGCCCACATCGAGGTGGCGGTCGCAGACGCCGACGACGGCCGGATGGTCCCCGGGGCGGAGGTGAGCCTCCGGATCTCGGACCGCGACGGCGAGCAGGTCGAGGCGGCGACGCTCCCGCTGCTGTGGCACCCGGGCCTGTACCACTACGGCGCCAACGTCCGCCTCCCGGGCGACGGGACGTACACGCTGGAGATCCGCGTCGAACCGCCCACCATGCACCGCCACGACGAGGAGAACGGCGACCGCTACGGCGAGCCCGTCGAGGTCACCTTCGAGGGGGTCGACGTAAAGACCGGACAGGGCTGA
- a CDS encoding YihY/virulence factor BrkB family protein: MSLATGRPVGRAVTFLRSLVSVYRKRDVPFMAGSIAYAAFVSLVPLLLLALVAASVLGGESLQGSVLAATEQYLTPTARDLVSQSLDQAESRTQFSIIGGAALLWATLKVFRSLDTAFSELYAVETDVGIVEQISDGLLVLGGMGVAFLAMVAAGAVVAYAPTFSPGVETRLPVVQIIGFVGLIVGLIVAFLPMYYVFPNVEMTLTRALPGATVAAVGWTLLQALFQVYVSMSSTGELYGVLGGIILLITWLYFGSVVILLGGATNVVLSGRHRIPGYGASS; this comes from the coding sequence ATGAGCCTCGCAACCGGGCGGCCGGTCGGTCGGGCCGTCACGTTCCTGCGGAGTCTGGTCTCGGTGTACCGGAAGCGGGACGTGCCGTTCATGGCGGGGAGCATCGCGTACGCGGCGTTCGTGTCGCTGGTCCCGCTGCTGTTGCTCGCGCTCGTCGCCGCCTCGGTGCTGGGCGGGGAGTCCCTGCAGGGGTCCGTCCTCGCCGCGACGGAACAGTACCTCACGCCCACGGCGCGGGACCTCGTCAGCCAGTCGCTCGACCAGGCCGAGAGCCGCACCCAGTTCTCCATCATCGGCGGGGCGGCGCTGCTGTGGGCGACGCTCAAGGTGTTCCGCTCGCTCGACACCGCGTTCTCCGAGCTCTACGCGGTCGAGACCGACGTGGGCATCGTCGAGCAGATCTCGGACGGGCTCCTCGTGCTCGGCGGGATGGGGGTCGCGTTCCTGGCGATGGTCGCCGCCGGGGCTGTCGTCGCCTACGCGCCGACGTTCTCGCCCGGCGTCGAGACCCGGCTCCCGGTGGTGCAGATCATCGGGTTCGTCGGGCTGATAGTCGGGCTGATCGTCGCTTTCCTCCCGATGTACTACGTCTTCCCGAACGTCGAGATGACGCTCACGCGGGCGCTGCCGGGCGCGACCGTCGCCGCCGTCGGCTGGACGCTCCTGCAGGCGCTGTTTCAGGTGTACGTCTCGATGAGTTCGACGGGCGAACTGTACGGGGTCCTCGGCGGGATCATCCTGCTGATCACCTGGCTCTACTTCGGGTCGGTGGTCATCCTGCTCGGCGGGGCGACGAACGTGGTGCTCTCGGGACGCCACCGGATCCCGGGCTACGGGGCGTCGAGCTGA